In a single window of the Halobaculum lipolyticum genome:
- a CDS encoding DUF7389 domain-containing protein, translated as MSDEFETTVEVTRGTGTSDRDKFRTKVTAPDMETLTERVRELREEVEDWAEDFRTIQPDGDQRHLSDDQSTLGGDE; from the coding sequence GTGAGCGACGAGTTCGAGACCACCGTGGAGGTGACGCGCGGTACCGGCACGAGCGACCGCGACAAGTTCCGGACGAAGGTCACGGCGCCGGACATGGAGACGCTGACCGAGCGCGTCCGCGAACTCCGCGAGGAGGTCGAAGACTGGGCCGAGGACTTCCGGACGATCCAGCCCGACGGCGATCAGCGCCACCTCTCGGACGATCAGAGTACGCTCGGAGGTGACGAGTGA
- a CDS encoding tyrosine-type recombinase/integrase, translating to MSRDRPDPSEMSVREAVQRYLRRRRADATDSSVQNWKYRLKLFVEWCEGVDIDPVGDIQRYDLDEYFDVRSATVEPATLEGEMWTLKTFVRYLDEQLGAVEHDLAEAVRIPDLDPEDRTDDTTLHTDDALALLGFYRRDESTRASRGHAFLELAWFTGARQGSLRGLDIRDVNHEEGYVEFHHRPETDTPLKNKTRGERPVALPDESMDVLAEFVDGDRYDVEDDHGRKPLLASLRGRPTNNTIRNCSYMATQPCVHSPCPHDREREKCEWTTQIHASKCPSSRSPHKIRTGSITWQLNRGFPPEVVAERVNATVEVIEDHYDWATQEERWKRSRERMRGRREYIDQLNLETETDE from the coding sequence GTGAGCCGGGATCGCCCCGACCCCTCGGAGATGAGCGTCCGGGAGGCCGTCCAACGCTACCTCCGTCGCCGCCGCGCCGACGCGACGGACTCCTCGGTGCAGAACTGGAAGTACCGCCTCAAGCTGTTCGTGGAGTGGTGCGAGGGCGTCGACATCGATCCCGTCGGTGACATCCAGCGGTACGACCTGGACGAGTACTTCGACGTGCGGAGCGCGACCGTCGAGCCGGCGACGCTTGAGGGCGAGATGTGGACGCTGAAGACGTTCGTCCGCTACCTCGACGAGCAACTCGGCGCCGTGGAGCACGATCTCGCCGAGGCGGTTCGGATCCCGGACCTCGATCCGGAGGACCGGACGGACGACACGACGCTTCACACCGATGACGCGCTCGCGCTCCTCGGCTTCTACCGCCGTGACGAGTCGACGCGCGCCAGCCGCGGCCACGCCTTCCTCGAACTGGCGTGGTTCACGGGCGCCCGGCAGGGGAGCCTCCGCGGACTCGACATCCGGGACGTGAACCACGAAGAGGGCTACGTCGAATTCCACCACCGCCCGGAGACGGACACACCGCTGAAGAACAAGACGAGGGGCGAGCGACCGGTCGCACTCCCCGACGAGTCGATGGACGTGCTCGCGGAGTTCGTCGACGGCGACCGGTACGACGTCGAGGACGATCACGGCCGGAAACCGCTCTTGGCGAGTTTGCGGGGCCGTCCGACGAACAACACGATCCGGAACTGTTCGTACATGGCGACCCAGCCGTGCGTCCACTCGCCGTGCCCCCACGACCGGGAGCGCGAAAAGTGCGAGTGGACGACGCAGATACACGCGAGCAAGTGCCCGTCGTCGCGCTCGCCCCACAAGATCCGGACGGGGTCGATCACGTGGCAGCTCAACCGCGGGTTCCCACCCGAGGTGGTCGCCGAGCGCGTGAACGCGACCGTGGAGGTAATCGAGGACCACTACGACTGGGCGACACAGGAGGAGCGCTGGAAGCGAAGCCGCGAGCGGATGCGCGGTCGGAGAGAGTACATCGACCAACTGAATCTGGAGACCGAGACCGATGAGTAA
- a CDS encoding archaellin/type IV pilin N-terminal domain-containing protein — MFEFITDEEERGQVGIGTLIVFIAMVLVAAIAAGVLINTAGFLQSKSQETGQQSSKQVSNRLQEVATVGNVDSNDQIDIVNVTVTQGAGAGEIDIHNATVTWIGPQGTDQLVANTSGEYDTLDPGLETGEFSYQSVKNADGTSPQVLNDADDRLNLVFDTAQINGALDEGDEVTIKINTMAGATTEIRFSVPESLGQKQAVEL, encoded by the coding sequence ATGTTCGAATTCATCACGGACGAGGAAGAGCGCGGGCAGGTCGGTATCGGGACACTCATCGTGTTCATCGCGATGGTGCTCGTGGCGGCGATCGCCGCGGGCGTCCTGATCAACACCGCGGGCTTCCTCCAGAGCAAGTCGCAAGAGACCGGACAGCAGTCGAGCAAGCAGGTCAGTAACCGCCTGCAGGAGGTCGCCACCGTCGGCAACGTCGACAGCAACGACCAGATCGACATCGTCAACGTGACCGTCACGCAGGGTGCCGGTGCCGGCGAGATCGACATCCACAACGCGACCGTCACCTGGATCGGCCCGCAGGGGACCGACCAGCTGGTGGCGAACACCTCCGGCGAGTACGACACGCTCGATCCCGGTCTCGAAACCGGCGAGTTCTCCTACCAGTCGGTGAAGAACGCCGACGGCACGAGTCCGCAGGTGCTCAACGACGCGGACGACCGCCTGAACCTCGTGTTCGACACCGCCCAGATCAACGGCGCGCTCGACGAGGGTGACGAAGTGACGATCAAGATCAACACGATGGCCGGCGCGACCACCGAGATCCGCTTCTCCGTCCCCGAGTCGCTCGGGCAGAAGCAGGCCGTCGAACTGTAA
- a CDS encoding AAA family ATPase, with product MSDSARLVVVCGLPGAGKTTVAEAAADRLGATLVRTDVVRKELFPEPTYTDEESRRTYEAVFERAGAALAAGEPIVLDGTFRRADRRDRARAVADDRGVPFRLVRVTCEEAVAKSRIRAREGDASDADVAVYDRLREEFEPIDDPVVVDNTGDLAGTLARVRELF from the coding sequence ATGTCGGACTCAGCGCGTCTCGTCGTCGTCTGCGGACTCCCCGGTGCGGGCAAGACGACGGTCGCCGAGGCGGCAGCCGATCGCCTCGGCGCGACGCTCGTGCGCACCGACGTCGTCCGCAAGGAGCTGTTCCCCGAGCCGACGTACACCGACGAGGAGTCGCGCCGGACGTACGAGGCGGTGTTCGAGCGCGCCGGCGCGGCGCTGGCGGCGGGGGAGCCGATCGTCCTCGACGGGACGTTCCGGCGGGCGGACCGGCGCGACCGGGCGCGGGCCGTCGCCGACGACCGCGGGGTTCCGTTCCGCTTGGTCCGGGTGACCTGCGAGGAGGCCGTCGCGAAGTCGCGGATCCGGGCGCGCGAGGGCGACGCCTCCGACGCGGACGTGGCGGTGTACGACCGACTGCGCGAGGAGTTCGAACCGATCGACGACCCGGTCGTCGTCGACAACACCGGCGACCTCGCGGGGACGCTCGCGCGGGTCCGCGAACTGTTCTGA
- a CDS encoding arylsulfotransferase family protein, with protein sequence MRSRAVELVLLGVLLFGLTVAGSALAAPDRSTPAAADGAERTTLVGSQGGGAGWHEYGSVYLLDGSDVEWREASADSYFDVQRLPDGRVLAGFMHGGYDDCGPYESPCAHTGIRLIDPDAADGPTVVEEYSFPVRSQSNSEIHDAEPLPGGGFAMTDMDNERIVIVEDGEVTWTWNASTLYDAPADPTRTDWLHINDIDRVGEDRFLVSVRNANQLVVVERTDDGGGEVVEIVNADEDGSSDASCTSSSQLRDTDGDGDVRCGDPEILDHQHNPQWLGDGAVLVADSDNDRVVELHRSDDGDWEVAWEVTAVDGRALHWPRDADRLANGHTLITDTLNKRIVELDENGSAVWTYPTERIPYEADRVPREFQGTERDLPLATGDGVAGGGGAAGLPVLSTLVVGVRAVAPWAPVWFGEVQVGLTLVSLALVLAGGTVSARRRLGS encoded by the coding sequence ATGAGATCACGCGCGGTCGAGTTGGTCCTCCTCGGCGTCCTCCTGTTCGGTCTCACCGTCGCCGGCAGCGCGCTCGCGGCGCCCGATCGCTCGACCCCCGCCGCGGCCGACGGCGCGGAGCGGACGACGCTCGTCGGCTCGCAGGGCGGCGGCGCCGGCTGGCACGAGTACGGCAGCGTCTACCTGCTCGACGGCTCGGACGTGGAGTGGCGCGAGGCGTCCGCCGACAGCTACTTCGACGTGCAGCGGCTCCCCGACGGCCGCGTCCTCGCCGGCTTCATGCACGGCGGCTACGACGACTGTGGCCCGTACGAGTCGCCGTGTGCTCACACGGGGATCCGGCTGATCGACCCCGACGCGGCGGACGGCCCGACCGTCGTCGAGGAGTACAGCTTCCCCGTGCGCTCGCAGTCGAACAGCGAGATCCACGACGCCGAACCGCTCCCGGGCGGCGGGTTCGCCATGACCGACATGGACAACGAGCGGATCGTGATCGTGGAGGACGGCGAGGTGACGTGGACGTGGAACGCCTCGACGCTGTACGACGCGCCCGCGGACCCCACCCGCACCGACTGGCTGCACATCAACGACATCGACCGCGTCGGCGAGGACCGGTTCCTCGTCTCCGTCCGCAACGCCAACCAGCTCGTGGTCGTCGAGCGCACCGACGACGGCGGCGGCGAGGTGGTCGAGATCGTCAACGCCGACGAGGACGGCTCCTCGGACGCCTCCTGCACGAGCAGCAGCCAGCTCCGCGACACCGACGGCGACGGCGACGTGCGCTGCGGGGACCCCGAGATCCTCGACCACCAGCACAACCCGCAGTGGCTCGGCGACGGCGCGGTGCTCGTCGCCGACTCCGACAACGACCGCGTCGTGGAACTCCACCGCTCGGACGACGGCGACTGGGAGGTCGCGTGGGAGGTGACCGCGGTCGACGGCCGCGCGCTCCACTGGCCCCGCGACGCCGACCGGCTGGCGAACGGCCACACGCTGATCACGGACACGCTGAACAAGCGGATCGTCGAACTCGACGAGAACGGCTCGGCCGTCTGGACGTACCCGACCGAGCGCATCCCGTACGAGGCCGACCGCGTCCCCCGCGAGTTCCAGGGCACCGAGCGCGACCTCCCGCTGGCGACGGGCGACGGCGTCGCCGGCGGCGGCGGCGCCGCCGGGCTGCCGGTGCTCTCGACGCTCGTCGTCGGCGTCCGTGCGGTCGCGCCGTGGGCGCCCGTCTGGTTCGGCGAGGTGCAGGTGGGCCTGACGCTCGTCTCGCTCGCGCTCGTGCTCGCGGGCGGGACGGTGTCGGCGCGCCGGCGCCTCGGGAGCTGA
- a CDS encoding NUDIX hydrolase, which yields MTDETGGGDDPADGDLAWETLDSGIDYSCPGFDVRRDDVRLPDGTETDFHYVDEPGAVVVLPFTGGTAGDERDVVVIEEWRQAVGRVNRGLPAGTVETDDADLAAAARRELREETGYEAKTVEPLHTTEPSNGVANSVHHYFVARGCEPAADQELDFNESIRPVTADYDAFRAAVAAGDVRDGRTVQGVAMYELSDG from the coding sequence ATGACCGACGAGACGGGCGGGGGCGACGACCCCGCCGACGGGGACCTCGCGTGGGAGACGCTCGACTCCGGGATCGACTACTCGTGCCCGGGCTTCGACGTCCGCCGCGACGACGTGCGCCTCCCCGACGGCACCGAGACGGACTTCCACTACGTCGACGAGCCGGGGGCGGTCGTCGTGCTCCCGTTCACCGGCGGGACCGCCGGCGACGAGCGCGACGTGGTGGTGATCGAGGAGTGGCGGCAGGCGGTCGGTCGGGTGAACCGCGGGCTGCCCGCCGGCACCGTCGAGACCGACGACGCCGACCTCGCGGCCGCGGCGCGGCGGGAACTGCGCGAGGAGACGGGGTACGAGGCCAAGACGGTGGAGCCGCTGCACACGACCGAGCCGTCGAACGGCGTCGCCAACTCCGTCCACCACTACTTCGTCGCCCGCGGCTGCGAGCCGGCAGCCGACCAGGAGCTCGACTTCAACGAGAGCATCCGCCCCGTCACCGCCGACTACGACGCGTTCCGCGCCGCCGTCGCCGCGGGCGACGTGCGCGACGGCCGCACGGTGCAGGGCGTCGCGATGTACGAGTTGTCCGACGGGTGA
- a CDS encoding CPBP family intramembrane glutamic endopeptidase, producing the protein MSELGPLQRVAAAVRSLVRRLHRWYLARDPRLRALTEALVLGVGGIVAALIVVLVALLGLGLVGYQPSQFVLVGLQLVLVQGVSFGGFASLYLIRRGRSPLSLFRFPSLRDVGVAVGGFVGSFSLLIAASYVVTQTGAPTAENSVAQIGAENPEVLLLLIPAAFIFIGPGEEILFRGVVQSRLREAFSPWVAIPVASVIFGAVHFVALTGAAPGRIVTIGILSALTLVFGAAYEYTDNLVVPAFIHGAYDAVLFASLYVFVVYGPEAESPGQAASMAATDLLVALPVV; encoded by the coding sequence ATGTCCGAACTCGGACCCCTCCAGCGAGTGGCCGCCGCGGTACGGTCCCTCGTCCGACGGCTCCACCGGTGGTATCTCGCGCGCGACCCCCGATTGCGTGCGCTCACGGAGGCGCTCGTCTTGGGCGTGGGCGGCATCGTGGCGGCGCTGATCGTCGTGCTCGTCGCGTTGCTCGGACTGGGGTTGGTTGGCTACCAGCCCTCGCAGTTCGTGCTCGTCGGACTCCAACTGGTGCTCGTTCAGGGGGTCTCCTTCGGCGGCTTCGCCTCGCTGTACCTGATCCGTCGCGGCCGGTCGCCGCTGTCGCTGTTCCGGTTCCCGAGCCTCCGCGACGTGGGGGTGGCCGTCGGCGGCTTCGTCGGGTCGTTCTCGCTGCTGATCGCGGCGAGCTACGTCGTCACACAGACCGGCGCACCGACGGCGGAGAACTCCGTCGCCCAGATCGGTGCCGAGAACCCCGAGGTGCTCCTCCTCCTCATCCCCGCGGCGTTCATCTTCATCGGCCCGGGCGAGGAGATCCTGTTCCGCGGCGTCGTACAGAGCCGGCTCCGCGAGGCGTTCTCCCCGTGGGTCGCCATTCCGGTCGCGAGCGTCATCTTCGGCGCGGTCCACTTCGTCGCGCTCACCGGCGCGGCGCCCGGTCGCATCGTCACCATCGGCATCCTCTCGGCGCTGACGCTCGTGTTCGGCGCGGCCTACGAGTACACGGACAACCTCGTCGTCCCGGCGTTCATCCACGGCGCCTACGACGCGGTGTTGTTCGCCAGCCTGTACGTCTTCGTCGTGTACGGTCCCGAGGCGGAGTCGCCGGGACAGGCCGCGAGCATGGCGGCAACGGACCTCCTCGTCGCGCTCCCGGTCGTCTGA
- the tgtA gene encoding tRNA guanosine(15) transglycosylase TgtA → MREHFEIRDHDAAGRIGELTVPRAGVTVETPALLPVINPNIETIDPGRLRSEFGADMLITNSYIIRTTEDVREQALEEGLHEMLGYDGAIMTDSGSFQLAEYGEIDTTTTEILEFQRDIGSDVGTPVDIPTPPDASREQAESDLNVTRQALADAEAVDTGDMLVNAPVQGSTYPDLREQAGREAAATDLDVFPVGAVVPMMNSYRYDDMVDAVAAAKRGLAEDCPVHLFGAGHPMMFALAVALGCDLFDSAAYALMARDGRYLTVSGTEQLDDLDYLPCSCPICHTHTPDELRAAQGDEQESLLAEHNLHVTFEELRRVKLAIRDGDLLELVEKRARGHPAMADGYRALLEHADQLERIDSASKGTFFSVSHESARRPEVRRHHERLPRLSVPDRLLCTEYGTPSDHDYDEVWRVVPPFGPFPRALSETYPLTAEVPSRTDASAERAAAEGIRALVEANPGTDVTLGHDGWGADALAAVPESVTLEDLAADGHRDRGGDEATAVDDADGTEPGESRSESE, encoded by the coding sequence ATGCGCGAGCACTTCGAGATCCGGGACCACGACGCCGCCGGTCGCATCGGGGAACTGACCGTCCCCCGCGCCGGCGTCACCGTCGAGACGCCCGCCCTCCTCCCGGTGATCAACCCCAACATCGAGACGATCGACCCGGGCCGCCTCCGCTCGGAGTTCGGCGCCGACATGCTGATCACCAACTCCTACATCATCCGCACGACCGAGGACGTGCGCGAGCAGGCGCTCGAAGAGGGACTGCACGAGATGCTCGGCTACGACGGCGCGATCATGACCGACTCGGGGAGCTTCCAGCTCGCGGAGTACGGCGAGATCGACACCACGACCACCGAGATCCTGGAGTTCCAGCGCGACATCGGGAGCGACGTGGGCACGCCGGTCGACATCCCGACGCCGCCGGACGCCAGCCGCGAGCAGGCCGAGTCGGATCTGAACGTGACACGGCAGGCGCTCGCCGACGCCGAGGCCGTCGACACCGGCGACATGCTCGTGAACGCGCCCGTGCAGGGGAGCACCTACCCCGACCTCCGCGAGCAAGCCGGTCGCGAGGCGGCCGCGACGGACCTCGACGTGTTCCCGGTCGGCGCGGTCGTACCGATGATGAACAGCTACCGCTACGACGACATGGTCGACGCCGTCGCCGCCGCCAAGCGCGGCCTCGCCGAGGACTGCCCCGTCCACCTGTTCGGTGCGGGCCACCCGATGATGTTCGCGCTCGCGGTCGCGCTCGGCTGTGACCTGTTCGACTCCGCCGCGTACGCGCTGATGGCCCGGGACGGCCGCTACCTCACGGTGTCCGGCACGGAGCAACTGGACGACCTCGACTACCTCCCGTGTTCGTGTCCGATCTGCCACACCCACACGCCCGACGAATTGCGTGCCGCGCAGGGAGACGAACAGGAGTCGCTGCTCGCCGAGCACAACCTCCACGTCACCTTCGAGGAACTGCGCCGCGTGAAACTGGCGATCCGCGACGGCGACCTGCTCGAACTCGTCGAGAAGCGCGCCCGCGGCCACCCCGCGATGGCCGACGGCTACCGCGCCCTCCTCGAACACGCCGACCAACTGGAGCGCATCGACAGCGCCTCCAAGGGCACCTTCTTCTCCGTCTCTCACGAGTCGGCGCGGCGCCCCGAGGTGCGCCGCCACCACGAACGTCTCCCGCGACTGTCGGTGCCCGACCGCCTGCTGTGTACGGAGTACGGCACGCCCTCCGACCACGACTACGACGAGGTGTGGCGCGTCGTCCCGCCCTTCGGCCCGTTCCCGCGCGCGCTCTCGGAGACGTACCCCCTGACCGCCGAGGTGCCGAGTCGCACCGACGCGTCCGCCGAACGCGCCGCCGCCGAGGGGATCCGTGCGCTCGTCGAGGCGAACCCGGGGACGGACGTGACGCTCGGACACGACGGGTGGGGCGCCGACGCGCTCGCCGCGGTGCCGGAGTCCGTCACGCTGGAGGACCTCGCGGCCGACGGCCACCGCGACCGCGGGGGCGACGAGGCGACCGCCGTCGACGACGCCGACGGGACCGAACCCGGCGAATCCCGAAGCGAAAGCGAATAA
- the arcS gene encoding archaeosine synthase subunit alpha, with the protein MTDYFEVHERDGAARLGELRLDSPLTTPALADDVVRDAGSLWNAERDAPEGDDAVLTVLPHRAYPAGTRDEVIDAFAADYPDIDGPSAAVIPSDAPDVGGAADAPVDAYVLSDAQGVVGHASAFAEAVVDVRDTVPADTALYCSGVATPLNVATLVYAGVDLVDAKRARVKGSQGKYLTDEGERFLEDLDELPCSCPACQVPREEFDRAACEEHNVNALEAELRRVRRRIREGRLRDYVEGQARHEQWLTATFRELDQQYGYVEARAPVARNNELAAATSDTIRRPEIQRFAQRVSERYVNRFRNPLVLVPCSARKPYSESQSHGQFHDAIQFRAHLASMTSPIGVVPQELELTYPAQHYDTVVTGRWSEDEKQFVAEVLKRYLQRNEYPRVIAHVPEDGYRDICERVEEQVDVPFEYTVEDHPTTTESIGNLMSTLDGELKYTKREREHNTVRAIADYMLGDGAGDDLFDELNTRSRYPKLQVRDDDEELLATMVPTYGALAFTLAGAHQWVDSDAPTKTVEIDSFVPQGSVLAPGVVDADDDIRVGDEVVVEGPRAFAVGRAEMHGAEMRSSTRGIAVDVRHSEER; encoded by the coding sequence ATGACCGACTACTTCGAGGTCCACGAGCGGGACGGCGCCGCCCGCCTCGGGGAACTCCGCCTCGATTCGCCGCTGACGACGCCGGCGCTGGCGGACGACGTCGTCCGCGACGCCGGCTCGCTGTGGAACGCCGAGCGCGACGCGCCGGAGGGCGACGACGCGGTGCTCACCGTCCTGCCCCACCGTGCGTACCCCGCGGGCACCCGCGACGAAGTGATCGACGCCTTCGCCGCCGACTACCCCGACATCGACGGCCCGAGCGCCGCCGTGATCCCGAGCGACGCGCCCGACGTGGGGGGTGCCGCCGACGCGCCCGTCGACGCCTACGTGCTCTCGGACGCGCAGGGCGTCGTCGGCCACGCGTCGGCGTTCGCCGAGGCCGTGGTCGACGTGCGCGACACCGTCCCGGCCGACACCGCGCTGTACTGCTCCGGCGTCGCCACGCCGCTGAACGTCGCGACGCTCGTGTACGCCGGCGTCGACCTCGTCGACGCGAAGCGCGCGCGGGTGAAGGGGAGCCAGGGCAAGTACCTCACCGACGAGGGCGAGCGCTTCCTCGAGGACCTCGACGAACTGCCGTGCTCGTGCCCGGCGTGTCAGGTGCCGCGCGAGGAGTTCGACCGCGCCGCCTGCGAGGAACACAACGTCAACGCGCTGGAGGCCGAACTGCGCCGCGTTCGCCGACGCATCCGCGAGGGACGCCTCCGCGACTACGTCGAGGGGCAGGCGCGCCACGAGCAGTGGCTCACCGCGACGTTCCGCGAGTTGGACCAGCAGTACGGCTACGTCGAGGCGCGCGCCCCCGTCGCCCGCAACAACGAGTTGGCGGCGGCGACGAGCGACACGATCCGACGCCCGGAGATCCAGCGGTTCGCCCAGCGCGTCAGCGAGCGCTACGTGAACCGCTTCCGCAACCCCCTCGTGCTGGTGCCCTGCTCGGCCCGGAAGCCGTACTCCGAGAGCCAGAGCCACGGCCAGTTCCACGACGCGATCCAGTTCCGCGCGCACCTCGCGTCGATGACCTCGCCCATCGGCGTCGTCCCGCAGGAACTGGAACTCACCTACCCCGCCCAGCACTACGACACCGTCGTCACGGGCCGGTGGTCCGAAGACGAGAAGCAGTTCGTCGCTGAGGTCCTGAAGCGCTACCTCCAGCGCAACGAGTACCCCCGCGTCATCGCGCACGTCCCGGAGGACGGCTACCGCGACATCTGTGAGCGCGTCGAGGAGCAGGTCGACGTGCCGTTCGAGTACACCGTCGAGGACCACCCGACGACGACCGAGTCCATCGGGAACCTCATGTCCACCCTCGACGGCGAGTTGAAGTACACGAAGCGCGAGCGCGAGCACAACACGGTCCGCGCCATCGCCGACTACATGCTCGGCGACGGCGCCGGCGACGACCTGTTCGACGAACTGAACACGCGCTCGCGGTACCCGAAACTGCAGGTGCGCGACGACGACGAGGAACTGCTCGCGACGATGGTGCCGACCTACGGCGCGCTGGCGTTCACCCTCGCCGGTGCCCACCAGTGGGTCGACAGCGACGCGCCGACGAAGACCGTCGAGATCGACTCGTTCGTGCCGCAAGGGAGCGTCCTCGCCCCCGGCGTCGTCGACGCGGACGACGACATCCGCGTCGGCGACGAGGTCGTCGTCGAGGGACCGCGGGCGTTCGCGGTCGGCCGCGCCGAGATGCACGGCGCCGAGATGCGCTCGTCGACCCGCGGCATCGCCGTGGACGTGCGCCACAGCGAGGAGCGGTAG
- a CDS encoding SHOCT domain-containing protein produces the protein MNDRTRRLVDVAPGIVAVATFGAVALAAILGFESAVPVLAVLGWFVLTPLSAILGHVLVPDEEGEDATETTPESAPNPTPESDPVERLRERYAAGDIDEEEFERRLDLLLDTEGVDAVTARERLRSRETDHESAAEVERER, from the coding sequence GTGAACGACAGAACCCGGCGGCTCGTCGACGTCGCCCCCGGCATCGTCGCGGTCGCGACGTTCGGTGCGGTCGCGCTGGCGGCGATCCTCGGGTTCGAGAGCGCCGTCCCGGTGCTCGCCGTCCTCGGCTGGTTCGTCCTCACGCCGCTGTCGGCGATCCTCGGGCACGTGCTCGTCCCCGACGAGGAGGGGGAGGACGCGACCGAGACGACGCCGGAGTCGGCGCCGAACCCGACGCCAGAGAGCGACCCCGTCGAGCGCCTCCGCGAGCGCTACGCCGCCGGCGACATCGACGAGGAGGAGTTCGAACGCCGGCTCGACCTGCTGCTCGACACGGAGGGCGTCGACGCGGTGACGGCCCGCGAGCGTCTGCGGAGCCGTGAGACCGATCACGAGTCGGCGGCCGAGGTCGAGCGCGAGCGCTGA
- a CDS encoding redoxin domain-containing protein gives MLDEGDDAPEVTAPMATPEAARETDRGSYTSDDVSEFSLADALADGPVVLAFYPGVYSRTCTRELCELRDWKADLADLDAPLYGVSADTPWSLLAFVDEYDIQYPLVSGFNNDVIADFGVRREEGIVRGIANRAVFVVDPSGTVTYTWAATEPLTFPDTDAVEAAVAAAARE, from the coding sequence ATGCTCGACGAAGGCGACGACGCGCCCGAGGTCACGGCACCGATGGCGACCCCCGAGGCGGCGCGGGAGACGGACCGCGGCAGCTACACGAGCGACGACGTGAGCGAGTTCTCGCTGGCGGACGCGCTCGCCGACGGCCCGGTCGTCCTCGCGTTCTACCCCGGCGTCTACTCGCGGACCTGCACGCGGGAGCTGTGCGAACTGCGCGACTGGAAGGCCGACCTCGCCGACCTGGACGCCCCGCTGTACGGCGTCAGCGCCGACACGCCGTGGTCGCTGCTGGCGTTCGTGGACGAGTACGACATCCAGTACCCCCTCGTCTCGGGGTTCAACAACGACGTGATCGCCGACTTCGGCGTGCGCCGCGAGGAGGGGATCGTGCGCGGCATCGCGAATCGGGCGGTGTTCGTCGTCGACCCGTCGGGCACCGTGACGTACACGTGGGCGGCGACGGAGCCGCTGACGTTCCCCGACACCGACGCGGTCGAGGCGGCGGTCGCCGCGGCCGCGAGGGAGTAG
- the yqeC gene encoding selenium cofactor biosynthesis protein YqeC produces MTPEDALPTAGLVCVVGAGGKKTTLYTLANRIDRAVVSATVRIPIFDEHVARVVVTGDPVAALSDAAPDDGFPLGLVPERERDDRYLGYDPAVVDDLAGAHDGPVFVKADGARMREFKAPSDREPQIPAGADAVVPIVSAHVVGRPLTDERVHRPERVAAVAGLDVGDEVTPEAVGRVLASPDGGLKDVPAGADVVALVNKVDDDADEAVARAVAAAAFDADAAGRLDRVVLAALGEGRVVDVIER; encoded by the coding sequence GTGACTCCCGAAGACGCCCTCCCGACCGCGGGCCTCGTCTGCGTCGTCGGCGCCGGCGGCAAGAAGACGACCCTCTACACGCTCGCGAACCGGATCGACCGCGCGGTCGTCTCCGCGACGGTCCGGATCCCGATCTTCGACGAACACGTCGCGCGCGTCGTCGTGACGGGGGACCCGGTCGCGGCGCTGTCGGACGCCGCCCCGGACGACGGCTTCCCGCTCGGACTCGTCCCCGAACGCGAGCGCGACGACCGCTACCTCGGCTACGACCCGGCCGTCGTCGACGACCTCGCGGGCGCCCACGACGGCCCGGTGTTCGTCAAGGCCGACGGCGCCCGGATGCGCGAGTTCAAGGCGCCGAGCGACCGCGAACCGCAGATCCCCGCCGGCGCCGACGCCGTGGTCCCCATCGTCTCGGCACACGTCGTCGGCCGCCCGCTGACCGACGAGCGCGTCCACCGGCCCGAGCGCGTCGCCGCGGTCGCCGGACTCGACGTCGGCGACGAGGTCACGCCCGAGGCGGTCGGTCGCGTGCTCGCGTCGCCAGACGGCGGCCTGAAGGACGTGCCGGCCGGCGCCGACGTCGTCGCGCTGGTGAACAAAGTCGACGACGACGCCGACGAGGCGGTCGCCCGCGCGGTCGCGGCGGCGGCGTTCGACGCCGACGCGGCGGGGCGGCTCGACCGCGTCGTGCTCGCGGCGCTGGGCGAGGGCCGCGTCGTCGACGTGATCGAGCGGTGA